One segment of Brassica napus cultivar Da-Ae chromosome C3, Da-Ae, whole genome shotgun sequence DNA contains the following:
- the LOC106389186 gene encoding ethylene-responsive transcription factor 4-like, giving the protein MAKIGLKPDPVNNNAKEIRYRGVRKRPWGRYAAEIRDPGKKTRVWLGTFDTAEEAARAYDAAARDFRGAKAKTNFPNFLELSEKMPAAGGGFERSPSQSSTLDCDSPPAAVTPASAGIVPPQLELRLGGYQIPMARPIYFLDVMGVGNGGRAQPPVASAFRSPVACVAQSDSDSSSVVDFEGVMEKRSQLFDLDLNLSPPSEQA; this is encoded by the coding sequence atggCCAAGATTGGTTTGAAACCCGATCCGGTTAACAATAATGCCAAGGAGATTCGTTACAGAGGCGTTAGGAAGAGGCCATGGGGCCGTTATGCCGCGGAGATCCGAGATCCGGGTAAGAAAACCCGGGTCTGGCTTGGTACTTTCGATACCGCCGAAGAGGCGGCGCGTGCTTACGATGCGGCGGCGCGTGATTTCCGAGGGGCCAAGGCTAAGACCAATTTCCCCAATTTTCTCGAGCTGAGTGAGAAGATGCCGGCTGCCGGCGGCGGTTTCGAGCGTAGCCCAAGCCAGAGCAGCACCCTTGACTGCGATTCTCCTCCGGCGGCGGTTACGCCGGCGAGTGCTGGGATTGTTCCGCCGCAGCTCGAGCTTCGCCTCGGCGGCTATCAGATCCCGATGGCGCGTCCTATTTACTTTTTGGACGTTATGGGAGTAGGCAACGGAGGTCGTGCTCAGCCTCCGGTGGCGTCAGCTTTTAGGTCGCCGGTGGCTTGTGTGGCTCAGAGCGACTCTGATTCGTCGTCGGTTGTTGATTTCGAAGGTGTGATGGAGAAGAGATCTCAGCTGTTTGATCTAGATCTAAACTTGTCTCCTCCGTCGGAACAGGCCTGA
- the LOC111204532 gene encoding uncharacterized protein LOC111204532 produces MSRMVSLPPTWVSTCLTSWLLWNIWTAWSLLVFENRQIPATTVVSKACSSGREWLQAQVPTSTQLRSALLEFEIPPTRMDVMLCNSDAAWSSANHRAGLGWCFTDLQSTVIQEQSRALAHISSPLVAEALAMREAMLEAKRLSLTKVWFRTDSRELARAIFSKSYPVELFGVLMDIEILSSSFIFCFISFVGREYNVAADSLAKAALSCSSPALY; encoded by the coding sequence ATGTCGAGAATGGTGAGTCTCCCGCCCACATGGGTGTCAACGTGCCTCACCTCCTGGCTTCTGTGGAATATATGGACTGCTTGGAGCTTGCTAGTCTTCGAAAACAGACAGATCCCGGCGACTACCGTGGTTTCCAAGGCATGCTCTTCTGGTCGTGAATGGTTACAGGCACAGGTGCCGACATCCACACAATTGCGATCCGCTCTCTTAGAGTTCGAAATCCCGCCAACACGAATGGACGTGATGCTCTGCAATTCTGATGCGGCGTGGTCGTCGGCAAACCACCGAGCGGGTCTAGGCTGGTGTTTCACGGATCTACAATCTACTGTCATCCAGGAACAATCCCGCGCACTGGCACATATCTCCTCCCCCCTCGTAGCGGAAGCGCTGGCTATGAGGGAAGCAATGCTGGAAGCTAAGCGCCTATCTCTAACAAAAGTCTGGTTTCGAACCGACTCACGGGAGCTCGCTAGAGCTATCTTCTCGAAGTCTTATCCGGTGGAGCTCTTCGGGGTTCTCATGGATATCGAGATTCTATCATCATcctttatcttttgttttatttccttTGTTGGGCGAGAGTACAATGTTGCAGCTGATTCCCTAGCGAAAGCTGCACTCTCTTGTTCCTCCCCCGCCTTGTATTGA
- the LOC106384324 gene encoding squamosa promoter-binding-like protein 3, protein MSIRFSAKRLATVSQELMAEMSPVMTFDKLPPSSTASSPHLSKRRHSPLCILLVKRENLLSWLEEPSELELVELELVELELEEPKEPPEVLLCQVDRCTANLTEAKQYYRREKLWEVHAKASAVTVAGAKQRFCQQCSRFHELSEFDEAKRSFRGRLAGHNERRRKTSGDSFGEGSGPIGFNGQLIQINKETGYT, encoded by the exons ATGTCGATTAGGTTCTCGGCGAAGAGACTCGCGACGGTGTCTCAAGAACTCATGGCGGAGATGTCTCCGGTTATGACCTTCGACAAGCTACCACCAAGTTCCACCGCTTCTTCACCGCATTTAAGCAAACGGAG gCATTCTCCTCTCTGTATACTTTTGGTCAAAAGAGAGAATTTACTAAGCTGG CTTGAGGAGCCGTCAGAGCTTGAGCTTGTGGAGCTTGAGCTTGTGGAGCTGGAGCTGGAGGAGCCGAAGGAGCCTCCGGAAGTGCTT TTGTGCCAGGTTGATAGGTGCACTGCTAACTTAACTGAGGCTAAGCAGTATTACCGCAGAGAAAAACTCTGGGAAGTTCATGCAAAGGCATCTGCTGTAACTGTTGCAGGCGCCAAGCAACGCTTTTGTCAACAATGCAGCAG GTTTCATGAGCTATCAGAGTTCGATGAAGCTAAAAGAAGTTTCCGGGGGCGCTTAGCTGGACACAATGAGAGGAGAAGGAAGACCTCTGGTGACAGTTTCGGAGAAGGGTCAGGCCCCATAGGGTTTAATGgtcaactgatccagatcaatAAAGAAACAGGCTATACATGA
- the LOC106385803 gene encoding proton pump-interactor 2-like, whose amino-acid sequence MSAQIVLCDGFEVVSPPEMNDLILFGSDQSSGSNCGESTVTTEEDGTVFSGDSSPGGAAEDEWPEAKPFSFYFVKRPAYDDPQIKAKINEADSQIYHCNKLRIDISKAQKSERAEISSLYAQMESLGPKSEGYKMVFEEMKKEFDTLHEALRNQRCSSSSQLSFSKEELNHLIYIAHYVIEHGNIGLEEEHWVLKETEKPSEIVLSEDSLVEKEAFIQRLKLMAVEMNEVKKELEAITWNINFLSDKLRQIQNKIMMLDVEMAHILELRDRSYERIKMLRIQRDKGNAACFQSLAVMRKAKELAASGNVRDLEVLSSSEVDRFMTSWNNDKAYRDDYVKRISPSLYERQLSLDGRIRDQEGEAPVVQEKQALGKNREEGMVVMHKRNREESSSNSSQDENVVTTKQKKEVRKTVIDFNRSSDEESVVIDLEFPVYENPKKEAKEVDEETLKERKREEQIEKARLAMERKKKLQEKAAAKAALRVQKEAEKKLKAMFLNSFFFFQECEKKAKKKAAANSSFEVDQSQEVTNELEKVKTSAVHRSLFRKQKSFRYKHRGRGTEALPKAILNRRRAHQYWVWGVSSAALALALSVGVLLLR is encoded by the exons ATGAGCGCGCAGATTGTACTGTGTGATGGCTTTGAGGTGGTTTCTCCGCCGGAGATGAACGACCTAATCCTCTTCGGAAGCGACCAATCTAGTGGCTCAAACTGCGGCGAATCAACGGTCACCACCGAAGAAGACGGCACTGTTTTCTCCGGAGATAGCTCACCGGGAGGCGCAGCTGAAGATGAATGGCCTGAAGCTAAGCCTTTCTCCTTCTACTTCGTTAAGAGACCAGCTTATGATGATCCCCAGATCAAAGCCAAGATCAATGAAGCTGATTCACAGATCTATCACTGTAATAAACTCCGGATTGATATCTCAAAAGCTCAGAAATCCGAAAGG GCTGAGATTTCGTCTCTGTATGCTCAAATGGAGAGTTTGGGTCCAAAATCAGAAGGATATAAAATGGTTTTCgaagagatgaagaaggagtTTGATACTCTACATGAAGCTCTACGGAATCAACGGTGCTCTAGCAGTAGCCAGCTTAGCTTTTCAAAGGAGGAACTCAATCATCTT ATCTACATAGCACATTACGTTATTGAACATGGAAACATTGGTTTGGAGGAAGAACATTGGGTGCTTAAAGAAACCGAGAAGCCTAGTGAGATAGTATTAAGTGAGGATTCTCTTGTAGAGAAAGAAGCTTTCATACAACGTCTCAAG TTAATGGCTGTGGAAATGAACGAAGTGAAGAAAGAGCTTGAAGCCATTACATGGAACATTAACTTCTTGAGTGACAAACTAAGACAGATTCAGAACAAGATCATGATGTTGGACGTAGAAATGGCACACATACTTGAGCTAAGAGACAGATCATATGAAAGGATTAAGATGTTGAGGATACAACGAGACAAAGGG AATGCTGCGTGTTTCCAGAGCCTTGCTGTTATGAGGAAAGCTAAAGAACTAGCTGCCTCTGGAAATGTTAGAGATCTTGAAGTGCTCTCTAGCTCCGAG gttgatagattcatgactAGTTGGAACAATGACAAGGCTTATAGAGATGATTACGTAAAAAGAATCTCACCATCACTCTACGAAAGACAGCTGAGCTTAGATGGTCGGATTAGAGATCAAGAAGGTGAAGCTCCGGTTGTTCAAGAAAAGCAAGCTCTAGGGAAGAATAGAGAGGAAGGTATGGTGGTAATGCACAAGAGGAACAGAGAAGAGTCCAGCTCCAACTCGTCTCAAGATGAAAATGTAGTCACcactaaacaaaagaaagaagtgAGGAAGACGGTGATAGACTTCAACAGGTCAAGTGATGAGGAGAGTGTAGTTATAGATTTGGAGTTCCCGGTGTATGAGAATCcgaaaaaagaagcaaaagaggTTGATGAAGAGACTTTGAAGGAGAGGAAACGAGAAGAGCAGATAGAGAAAGCTAGGTTAGCTATggaaaggaagaagaagctacAAGAGAAAGCTGCTGCCAAAGCTGCTTTAAGAGTTCAAAAGGAAGCTGAAAAGAAACTCAaggc TATGTTTCttaactctttctttttttttcaggagTGTGAGAAGAAAGCTAAGAAGAAAGCTGCAGCAAACTCTTCTTTTGAAGTAGACCAATCACAAGAAGTAACCAATGAGCTGGAGAAGGTCAAGACTTCAGCAGTTCATAGGTCGTTGTTTCGAAAGCAGAAAAGTTTCAGGTACAAACACCGTGGGAGAGGAACAGAAGCTCTCCCTAAAGCCATCCTAAACCGTAGAAGGGCACATCAATACTGGGTTTGGGGAGTTTCATCTGCTGCACTTGCTCTCGCTCTCTCCGTTGGCGTTTTACTTTTAAGGTGA
- the LOC106385801 gene encoding uncharacterized protein LOC106385801 isoform X2, whose translation MAMKSVESTRSLQWLNCFLRRLSLLTGIRARFVLLVRNLDVLARVYTMKTEIMQIKEEFGIQNNCEVAISVSADDDQRQKDQRVQKNSRHESDGDKKDSVAERTKNVICTCLGSRFQNLYKQSMAYKNSEEKAPLTTCVLW comes from the exons ATGGCGATGAAATCGGTTGAATCAACGAGAAGTCTCCAGTGGCTCAATTGTTTTTTGCGACGTCTCTCCCTGCTTACTGGAATCAGAG CTAGGTTTGTTCTATTAGTGAGGAACTTGGATGTCCTAGCACGTGTTTACACTATGAAAACTGAGATAATGCAGATCAAGGAAGAATTTGGTATCCAAAACAACTGTGAAGTGGCAATAAGTGTT TCGGCGGATGATGATCAACGACAAAAGGATCAAAGAGTACAGAAG AATTCAAGACATGAAAGTGATGGAGACAAGAAAGACAGTGTTGCAGAAAGAACAAAGAATGTTATTTGCACGTGCCTTGGCAGCCGGTTTCAAA ACCTTTACAAGCAATCAATGGCTTACAAGAATTCAGAAGAGAAAGCGCCTCTCACTACGTGTGTTCTTTGGTAA
- the LOC106385801 gene encoding uncharacterized protein LOC106385801 isoform X3 produces MAMKSVESTRSLQWLNCFLRRLSLLTGIRARFVLLVRNLDVLARVYTMKTEIMQIKEEFGIQNNCEVAISVSADDDQRQKDQRVQKTYSLTNI; encoded by the exons ATGGCGATGAAATCGGTTGAATCAACGAGAAGTCTCCAGTGGCTCAATTGTTTTTTGCGACGTCTCTCCCTGCTTACTGGAATCAGAG CTAGGTTTGTTCTATTAGTGAGGAACTTGGATGTCCTAGCACGTGTTTACACTATGAAAACTGAGATAATGCAGATCAAGGAAGAATTTGGTATCCAAAACAACTGTGAAGTGGCAATAAGTGTT TCGGCGGATGATGATCAACGACAAAAGGATCAAAGAGTACAGAAG ACTTACAGTTTAACCAATATTTGA
- the LOC106385801 gene encoding uncharacterized protein LOC106385801 isoform X1 has translation MMINDKRIKEYRRIQDMKVMETRKTVLQKEQRMLFARALAAGFKVADMLTLISSAKLFWNLTFDVRKFNIFRYSFIVLMCENRPLQAINGLQEFRRESASHYVCSLVMWFRKFAMHFLEGLSSSDLNQRLFDNQVYGVVHGLLMGHRENLWPQAQSLFIKVKEMDGSNASSFDLWHFVQVYITQIL, from the exons ATGATGATCAACGACAAAAGGATCAAAGAGTACAGAAG AATTCAAGACATGAAAGTGATGGAGACAAGAAAGACAGTGTTGCAGAAAGAACAAAGAATGTTATTTGCACGTGCCTTGGCAGCCGGTTTCAAAGTTGCTGATATGCTGACTCTTATATCTTCCGCCAAATTATTTTGGAACCTCACATTTGATGTGAGGAAATTTAATATATTCAGATATTCTTTCATTGTTTTGATGTGCGAAAACAGACCTTTACAAGCAATCAATGGCTTACAAGAATTCAGAAGAGAAAGCGCCTCTCACTACGTGTGTTCTTTGGTAATGTGGTTCCGGAAATTTGCAATGCATTTTCTAGAGGGATTATCGAGCTCAGATCTGAATCAAAG GCTGTTTGACAATCAGGTGTATGGTGTTGTTCATGGACTTCTCATGGGTCATAGAGAGAATCTATGGCCGCAAGCTCAGAGCTTATTCATCAAAGTAAAGGAAATGGATGGTTCGAACGCTTCTTCCTTTGACCTCTGGCACTTTGTTCAGGTATATATCACACAGATATTGTAG
- the LOC106385799 gene encoding metallothionein-like protein 3: MSDKCGSCDCADKTQCVKKGTSYILDIIETQESYKEAMFMDVGAEENGCQCKCGSTCSCVNCTCC, encoded by the exons atgtCGGACAAGTGCGGAAGCTGCGACTGTGCTGACAAGACCCAGTGCGT GAAGAAGGGAACCAGCTACATCTTGGACATCATCGAGACTCAGGAGAG CTACAAGGAAGCCATGTTCATGGACGTTGGTGCAGAAGAGAACGGGTGCCAATGCAAGTGTGGATCTACCTGCAGTTGCGTCAACTGCACTTGCTGTTAA